A stretch of the Mesoaciditoga lauensis cd-1655R = DSM 25116 genome encodes the following:
- the rpsS gene encoding 30S ribosomal protein S19, producing the protein MSRSTKKGPYVDLKLLKKVQALNETGQKKVIKTWSRASMIVPEMIGHTIAVHNGRKHIPVYITEAMVGHRLGEFSPTRRFGGHADKRASKGEVKK; encoded by the coding sequence GTGAGTCGCTCGACCAAAAAAGGGCCTTATGTTGACTTGAAGCTTTTGAAAAAGGTACAGGCTCTTAATGAAACAGGACAAAAAAAGGTCATCAAGACATGGTCAAGAGCGTCGATGATCGTCCCTGAAATGATAGGTCATACGATAGCAGTTCATAATGGTAGAAAACACATTCCCGTTTATATAACGGAGGCAATGGTTGGACATAGGCTTGGTGAATTTTCACCCACCAGACGTTTTGGCGGTCATGCCGACAAACGAGCCTCTAAGGGAGAAGTGAAGAAATGA
- the rplV gene encoding 50S ribosomal protein L22 has translation MPENGKRPKRSVFHRMRKASKQPPIEAKAVGRYLQISPYKVRPVLNAIRGKDVSEALQILEFSTKKGARMVEKILNSAIANAENNFDLNVDSLYVAKCTADDGPRLKRMNPMARGRASLILKRQSHITVVVRDRSKENTLKEEKTSDESEVQ, from the coding sequence ATGCCAGAAAATGGTAAAAGGCCGAAACGTTCAGTCTTTCACAGAATGAGGAAAGCCTCCAAGCAGCCTCCCATAGAGGCGAAAGCGGTTGGGAGATATCTTCAGATAAGTCCTTACAAGGTAAGACCTGTATTGAACGCTATCAGAGGTAAGGATGTCAGCGAGGCTCTCCAGATATTGGAATTTTCAACAAAAAAAGGTGCAAGAATGGTTGAAAAGATTTTGAATTCGGCAATAGCCAACGCTGAAAATAATTTCGACCTCAACGTGGATTCCTTATACGTTGCAAAGTGCACAGCCGATGATGGACCAAGGCTCAAAAGGATGAACCCCATGGCCCGAGGGCGCGCTTCGCTTATTCTTAAAAGGCAATCGCATATAACCGTTGTGGTACGCGATAGATCCAAAGAGAATACGTTAAAAGAAGAAAAGACTTCTGATGAGAGCGAGGTGCAATGA
- the rpsC gene encoding 30S ribosomal protein S3 — MGQKVHPRGFRLGISTDWQATWFNEKNYADYLIEDDKIRKAVKKAYYHAGISEIKISRSGKRATIIIVTGRPGILIGKKGAEIKNIRDLIQSIVPADREISISIEEVKTPELDAQLTAEFVASRIEKRASYKRTMKRSIQMAQKKGAKGIKIMVSGRINGAEIARTEWYREGRVPLQTLRAKVDYGFAVAKTKYGVLGVKVWIFTGEQNKAKSA; from the coding sequence GTGGGTCAAAAGGTACATCCAAGAGGTTTTAGATTGGGAATATCCACGGATTGGCAAGCTACGTGGTTTAACGAAAAGAACTATGCCGATTATTTAATAGAAGATGACAAGATTAGAAAAGCGGTTAAGAAAGCTTACTACCATGCTGGTATATCTGAAATAAAGATTTCACGTTCTGGTAAACGTGCAACCATCATAATTGTAACCGGAAGGCCTGGAATCCTTATAGGAAAGAAAGGTGCCGAAATAAAGAATATAAGGGATTTGATACAGTCCATCGTTCCGGCAGATAGGGAAATAAGTATCTCTATTGAAGAGGTCAAAACGCCCGAATTAGATGCACAACTTACCGCAGAATTCGTGGCATCAAGGATCGAGAAAAGGGCTTCTTACAAAAGGACGATGAAACGCAGCATTCAAATGGCTCAGAAAAAAGGCGCTAAGGGAATAAAGATAATGGTAAGCGGAAGGATAAATGGTGCAGAAATTGCCAGAACAGAGTGGTACAGAGAAGGTAGGGTGCCGCTTCAAACGCTTAGAGCCAAAGTTGATTACGGTTTTGCAGTTGCAAAAACAAAGTATGGAGTTTTAGGAGTCAAAGTTTGGATTTTCACGGGTGAGCAGAATAAGGCTAAGTCTGCTTAA
- the rplP gene encoding 50S ribosomal protein L16 has protein sequence MLIPKRVKYRKQQRGRMRGLAKGGTEMNFGEWGLKALEPAWINNRQIEACRVAITRKLKRNGMIWIRIFPDKPITKHPADSRMGKGKGAPEKWVAVVKPGKIMFEVGGVNKDLALEALRLAAAKLPIKTRIISRPSFGGESM, from the coding sequence ATGCTGATCCCTAAGAGGGTTAAATATAGAAAACAACAACGTGGAAGAATGCGTGGCCTTGCAAAAGGCGGAACTGAAATGAATTTTGGTGAATGGGGACTTAAAGCTTTGGAACCGGCATGGATAAACAACAGGCAAATTGAAGCGTGCCGTGTCGCCATAACCAGAAAACTCAAAAGAAATGGAATGATTTGGATAAGAATTTTCCCAGATAAACCTATAACGAAGCATCCTGCTGACAGTAGGATGGGAAAAGGAAAAGGAGCACCCGAAAAGTGGGTGGCGGTTGTCAAACCTGGTAAGATCATGTTTGAAGTTGGAGGAGTTAACAAGGATTTAGCGTTGGAAGCTTTGAGATTAGCTGCTGCTAAACTTCCCATAAAAACCAGGATAATTTCACGACCGTCATTCGGAGGTGAATCGATGTGA
- the rpmC gene encoding 50S ribosomal protein L29 codes for MKAKDLREMTAEELKDLVLEQKEKLYKLRFQLELSQLDNTSQIREVKRDIARIKTLIREKELGLQNKKNGSRATSD; via the coding sequence GTGAAAGCTAAAGATCTTCGTGAAATGACGGCGGAAGAATTAAAAGACCTTGTGTTGGAACAAAAAGAAAAACTTTACAAATTGAGATTTCAGTTGGAGTTATCCCAATTGGATAACACATCTCAGATAAGAGAAGTCAAAAGGGACATAGCAAGGATAAAAACGTTGATAAGAGAGAAAGAGCTCGGCTTACAAAACAAGAAAAATGGCAGCAGAGCCACCTCTGATTGA
- the rpsQ gene encoding 30S ribosomal protein S17 yields the protein MKKRLVGKVVSNKMDKTIVVAVENTVRDRRFGKTLLRTSKYKVHDENNECHEGDIVRIEETRPISKEKSWKLVEILKRNILTSEEEEVSKGEGVPE from the coding sequence ATGAAAAAACGACTTGTTGGAAAAGTTGTCAGTAATAAGATGGATAAGACGATTGTCGTTGCAGTTGAAAATACCGTTCGCGATCGAAGGTTTGGGAAAACACTTTTGAGAACATCCAAATACAAAGTCCATGATGAAAACAACGAGTGTCACGAAGGCGACATCGTAAGAATTGAAGAAACAAGACCTATAAGCAAAGAAAAAAGCTGGAAACTCGTTGAAATATTAAAGAGAAACATCCTGACTTCTGAAGAAGAAGAAGTGAGCAAGGGAGAAGGTGTTCCAGAATGA
- the rplN gene encoding 50S ribosomal protein L14, with product MIQQESVLTVADNSGAKKILVIRVMGGSKRKFGRVGDVVIGTVKEAIPRAEVKKSEIVRAVIVRTKKEIRRKDGSYVRFDDNAAVLITKDNEPRGTRIFGPVARELREKGYMKIISLAPEVL from the coding sequence ATGATTCAGCAGGAAAGCGTCTTAACAGTGGCTGATAACTCCGGAGCGAAGAAGATCCTTGTTATAAGAGTTATGGGTGGTTCTAAAAGAAAATTTGGCAGAGTGGGAGACGTTGTTATCGGTACCGTCAAAGAAGCTATTCCACGTGCCGAAGTTAAAAAGAGCGAAATAGTTAGAGCCGTCATAGTTAGAACGAAAAAAGAGATAAGAAGAAAAGATGGCTCTTACGTTAGATTCGATGACAACGCAGCTGTTCTTATCACAAAGGACAATGAACCACGTGGTACCAGAATCTTCGGGCCGGTTGCGAGAGAACTCAGGGAAAAAGGGTATATGAAGATCATTTCCCTCGCTCCCGAAGTGTTGTGA
- the rplX gene encoding 50S ribosomal protein L24, with the protein MNKRKHALNVRKDDTVVVLSGKDKGKRGKVLRVLPNENKVVVQNVHMMKKHQRPTATVREGGIIEREAPIYASKVQVICPNCGNPTRIGHKVVEGGKIVRYCKKCNEIIDKE; encoded by the coding sequence GTGAACAAAAGAAAACATGCATTGAATGTGAGAAAAGACGATACCGTTGTCGTTTTGAGCGGTAAAGATAAAGGAAAACGTGGAAAGGTGTTAAGAGTCCTTCCAAATGAAAACAAAGTTGTGGTTCAAAACGTTCACATGATGAAAAAACACCAGAGACCGACGGCTACAGTTAGGGAGGGTGGAATAATAGAAAGAGAAGCTCCCATATACGCATCAAAAGTCCAAGTTATTTGCCCAAATTGTGGAAATCCCACGAGGATTGGTCATAAAGTCGTCGAGGGCGGCAAAATAGTTAGGTATTGCAAGAAGTGCAACGAGATCATCGACAAGGAATGA
- the rplE gene encoding 50S ribosomal protein L5 yields MSVALKEIYDREVVPALMKEFGYKNKLAVPRLLKIIINMGIGDEARNPAIVEKHAQELTMIAGQKAVVTHAKKSISNFKIRKGMPVGAKVTLRGERMYNFLYKLVNISLPKVRDFRGTNPNAFDGRGNYALGITEQLIFSEISPEEVTRTQGMDIIIVTSAKTDREARALLEKLGMPFRRNA; encoded by the coding sequence ATGTCCGTAGCTCTTAAAGAAATTTATGACCGCGAAGTCGTCCCAGCACTCATGAAAGAGTTCGGTTACAAGAACAAGTTGGCCGTTCCTAGACTTCTTAAAATCATCATAAACATGGGAATTGGAGACGAAGCGAGAAACCCAGCGATTGTAGAAAAGCATGCTCAGGAGCTTACAATGATAGCGGGTCAAAAAGCAGTTGTTACGCATGCAAAAAAGAGTATATCCAACTTTAAAATAAGAAAAGGTATGCCAGTAGGCGCAAAGGTTACGTTAAGAGGAGAGAGAATGTACAATTTCCTCTATAAATTGGTCAACATCTCCCTTCCGAAAGTTCGTGACTTTAGAGGAACAAATCCAAACGCGTTTGATGGCAGAGGAAATTACGCTCTTGGAATTACAGAACAGCTTATATTCTCCGAAATATCTCCTGAGGAAGTTACAAGAACTCAGGGAATGGATATCATTATAGTAACAAGCGCCAAGACCGATCGGGAAGCGAGGGCACTTTTAGAAAAATTGGGTATGCCCTTCCGGAGAAATGCTTAA
- a CDS encoding type Z 30S ribosomal protein S14, protein MARKALINKNKKEPKYKTRKYTRCKICGRPHSVYNEFGICRVCLREMALEGKLPGVRKASW, encoded by the coding sequence ATGGCACGAAAAGCTCTTATAAATAAGAACAAAAAAGAACCTAAATATAAAACGAGAAAGTACACAAGATGTAAAATATGTGGGAGACCACATTCCGTTTACAATGAATTTGGAATTTGTAGAGTTTGCCTCAGAGAAATGGCACTTGAAGGCAAACTGCCTGGCGTCAGAAAAGCCAGTTGGTGA
- the rpsH gene encoding 30S ribosomal protein S8: protein MYSDTIADMLTRIRNANLAFKDEVDVPASNLKKAILDILKKEGFIKDYRYIEDGKQGILKIYMKYHGKKRSKLRTINSIVRVSHAGRRVYVSKDKIPTVNSGLGIAILTTSNPEKPVVTDKEARALGIGGELIAYVW from the coding sequence ATGTACAGTGATACCATAGCTGATATGCTTACAAGAATAAGAAATGCCAATTTGGCATTCAAAGATGAGGTGGATGTACCTGCTTCAAATTTGAAGAAAGCCATACTTGACATCCTTAAAAAAGAAGGATTCATAAAAGATTACAGATACATCGAAGATGGTAAGCAAGGAATATTGAAAATCTACATGAAATACCATGGTAAGAAGAGATCAAAATTGAGAACGATAAATTCCATCGTTAGAGTTTCCCATGCAGGTAGACGTGTTTACGTTTCAAAAGACAAAATTCCAACGGTTAACAGCGGATTAGGGATTGCCATTTTGACAACTTCTAACCCAGAAAAGCCCGTTGTTACAGACAAAGAAGCGAGAGCCCTTGGCATTGGCGGAGAGCTCATTGCGTACGTTTGGTAA
- the rplF gene encoding 50S ribosomal protein L6, giving the protein MSRLIKKPIVVPNGVDVKIEPNKVTVKGPLGEFSMDYTYVKFRMDGNQIWVEENKDVNLPPRLMKKAKAFLGTRWSLLRNMIVGVSEGFKKELEIQGVGYRAQMQGNTLVLTLGYSHPIKIEPPEGITIEVPRPSLVVVKGASKELVGQVAANIRKTREPMPFARGKGVRYVGEYVITKEVKKA; this is encoded by the coding sequence ATGTCTCGTCTTATAAAGAAACCGATTGTCGTACCAAACGGTGTTGATGTTAAGATAGAACCCAACAAAGTGACCGTTAAAGGACCGTTGGGTGAGTTTTCCATGGATTACACTTACGTGAAATTCAGAATGGACGGAAATCAGATATGGGTAGAAGAGAACAAGGATGTGAATCTTCCGCCAAGATTGATGAAAAAGGCAAAAGCCTTCCTGGGTACAAGATGGTCTTTGCTGAGAAACATGATCGTAGGTGTTTCAGAAGGTTTTAAGAAGGAACTCGAAATCCAGGGGGTTGGATACAGAGCGCAGATGCAAGGAAATACGCTTGTTCTTACGTTGGGATATTCTCACCCCATCAAAATTGAACCTCCTGAAGGCATCACGATAGAAGTTCCACGCCCTTCATTGGTAGTTGTGAAAGGTGCAAGCAAGGAACTCGTTGGGCAAGTAGCCGCAAACATACGCAAGACACGCGAACCGATGCCATTTGCAAGAGGGAAAGGTGTCAGGTATGTTGGCGAATATGTTATAACCAAAGAAGTTAAGAAAGCTTAA
- the rplR gene encoding 50S ribosomal protein L18 has translation MLKPFDRKAKRLKRHLAIRRRISGTATAPRLAVFVSGKHAYAQIIDDEHSRTLVSASTTEREIKEALKGKTWNKAAARHIGKEIGKRAIEMGITKVVFDRGGFLYHGRIKEIADGARESGLKF, from the coding sequence GTGCTCAAGCCTTTTGATAGAAAAGCCAAAAGATTGAAAAGACATTTGGCTATCAGAAGAAGAATATCCGGCACAGCCACGGCGCCAAGATTGGCGGTGTTTGTGAGCGGAAAACATGCTTACGCTCAGATCATAGACGACGAACATTCTAGAACGCTCGTGAGCGCTTCCACAACCGAAAGAGAAATAAAGGAAGCACTGAAGGGTAAAACGTGGAACAAAGCGGCAGCTCGTCACATCGGCAAGGAAATTGGGAAACGTGCTATCGAAATGGGAATAACCAAGGTCGTTTTCGATAGAGGCGGATTTCTTTATCATGGAAGAATAAAAGAAATAGCCGATGGCGCTCGTGAGAGCGGTCTGAAATTCTAA
- the rpsE gene encoding 30S ribosomal protein S5, whose amino-acid sequence MPENRNFNKPDQKKNFRKQSRQPQVQDEFEESVVEIRRVVKVVKGGKNLSFRAIVVVGNRKGKVGLGVASAREVVPAIRKASNLARRNLIDVSVLNDTIPHEILVKYDAAKMLIKPAAPGTGIISSTTVRPAFEFAGIKNVLCKSLGSANSLTMLRAVFKAFEEIKPPEYYAKLRGISLKQLFHGDVVEGAEKE is encoded by the coding sequence ATGCCAGAAAATAGAAATTTTAACAAACCGGATCAAAAAAAGAACTTTAGAAAGCAATCACGCCAGCCTCAAGTTCAAGATGAATTCGAAGAAAGCGTAGTTGAAATTAGAAGAGTTGTAAAAGTTGTTAAAGGTGGAAAGAATTTGAGTTTCAGAGCCATTGTTGTTGTTGGAAACAGAAAGGGTAAGGTTGGACTTGGCGTGGCAAGTGCGAGAGAAGTCGTGCCTGCCATCAGAAAAGCTTCCAACCTGGCAAGACGCAACTTGATAGATGTTTCCGTCTTGAACGACACCATTCCTCATGAAATTCTTGTAAAATACGATGCGGCAAAGATGCTCATCAAACCAGCTGCACCAGGTACTGGTATAATATCCAGCACGACCGTTAGGCCCGCCTTTGAATTTGCTGGGATAAAGAACGTGTTGTGCAAATCTCTTGGTTCAGCTAACTCTTTGACCATGCTAAGGGCTGTTTTTAAAGCTTTTGAAGAGATCAAACCACCGGAATATTATGCCAAGCTTAGAGGAATCAGTTTGAAGCAACTCTTTCACGGTGACGTTGTAGAAGGAGCTGAGAAAGAATGA
- the rpmD gene encoding 50S ribosomal protein L30 — protein sequence MKLRIELVKSPIGFKYDQRRTVKALGLRKMHSVVEVEDTPQIRGMIFKISHLLKVEESK from the coding sequence ATGAAACTGAGAATCGAACTTGTCAAGAGCCCCATAGGATTCAAATACGATCAAAGAAGGACAGTTAAAGCGTTGGGACTTCGGAAAATGCACAGTGTCGTTGAAGTTGAAGACACGCCGCAGATCCGTGGAATGATATTCAAAATTTCACATTTGCTCAAAGTTGAAGAAAGCAAGTAA
- the rplO gene encoding 50S ribosomal protein L15, giving the protein MDLNEIIPTPGSRKKKKVLGRGRSSGHGKTATRGTKGQGSRKSGNVRPGFEGGQMPIYRRLPKRGFKNFNQKIYASVNVGRLNDMFEENEEVSPEALIKKGIIKKIEDGVKILGDGTITKPLVVKAHAFSAVAKEKIEAAGGKTEVI; this is encoded by the coding sequence ATGGATCTAAATGAAATAATACCAACCCCAGGTTCAAGAAAAAAGAAAAAGGTTCTTGGAAGAGGCAGAAGTTCTGGTCATGGGAAGACGGCTACCCGCGGTACAAAGGGTCAAGGATCCAGGAAAAGCGGAAACGTCAGACCAGGATTTGAAGGCGGACAGATGCCGATATACAGGCGTTTGCCAAAACGTGGATTCAAAAATTTCAATCAGAAAATATACGCATCTGTCAACGTTGGAAGATTGAACGACATGTTTGAAGAAAATGAAGAAGTTTCTCCAGAAGCTTTGATAAAAAAAGGAATCATCAAAAAAATAGAGGACGGGGTAAAAATTCTTGGGGATGGAACCATAACTAAGCCACTTGTCGTTAAAGCACATGCCTTTAGTGCTGTAGCGAAAGAGAAGATAGAGGCGGCGGGTGGAAAGACAGAGGTGATATAA
- the secY gene encoding preprotein translocase subunit SecY has protein sequence MWNALKNSFKIPELRSRIIFTFAMLAVFRLGIYIPVPGINLHQWSNFFEGITRGTGGGLFTLFNAFAGGAVKKMSIFTMSVTPYINASIILQLLMAVMPSLKELAKEGEHGRQKIERYTRELTLVLAVLQGLIMSVFIAVGNPAFITPGMNRITFIILSTTSMIAGSMFLLWLGERITDKGIGNGISVLIFAGVVATYPYYIGRMVISNIGIVAWVLFALIFVATVIGLIYIMQGERRIMVQYAKRVVGRKMYGGQSTYIPIKVNQGGVIPIIFAVAIVMIPAMIAQFAKNYTLEQIFGFNSVLYILTYALLVFFFTYFYSALTFDVHEVSDNIKEYGGFIPGIRPGRPTENYLSKVLTRVTFVGALALVAIALLPNLTSVVVGVSSAQYIVGGVGMMIAVGVALDVVQQMEAHLIMRHYEGFIKKGRLKGRM, from the coding sequence GTGTGGAATGCACTCAAAAATTCCTTCAAAATCCCGGAATTAAGAAGTAGAATAATTTTCACCTTCGCCATGTTAGCAGTTTTTAGATTGGGGATATACATTCCGGTTCCAGGAATAAACCTTCATCAGTGGTCTAACTTCTTTGAAGGGATCACCAGAGGGACAGGTGGAGGGCTTTTCACACTTTTCAATGCCTTTGCCGGTGGCGCAGTGAAGAAAATGTCCATTTTCACCATGAGTGTTACACCTTATATAAACGCTTCCATCATACTTCAACTTCTTATGGCTGTTATGCCTTCGCTGAAAGAATTGGCGAAAGAAGGAGAACATGGAAGGCAGAAGATAGAAAGATACACAAGGGAACTCACCCTTGTTTTGGCCGTGTTACAAGGATTGATCATGTCTGTCTTTATAGCAGTTGGAAATCCGGCTTTCATAACTCCTGGAATGAACAGGATCACCTTTATCATCCTTTCAACCACAAGTATGATAGCGGGGAGTATGTTCCTGCTTTGGCTTGGTGAAAGAATAACGGATAAAGGTATTGGAAACGGTATATCCGTTTTGATCTTTGCCGGAGTTGTTGCGACTTATCCTTACTACATAGGCAGAATGGTAATATCCAACATTGGAATCGTTGCCTGGGTGTTATTCGCTTTGATATTCGTGGCAACGGTAATCGGATTGATTTACATAATGCAAGGTGAAAGAAGAATAATGGTTCAATACGCAAAAAGAGTCGTCGGAAGGAAAATGTATGGTGGACAGTCCACTTACATACCGATAAAGGTAAACCAGGGTGGAGTTATTCCTATCATATTCGCGGTTGCAATAGTTATGATACCTGCCATGATCGCACAATTCGCCAAGAATTACACTCTTGAACAGATATTCGGATTTAACTCCGTCTTGTACATACTCACGTACGCTTTGCTGGTCTTCTTCTTCACCTATTTTTACAGCGCATTGACCTTTGATGTTCATGAGGTTTCCGATAACATCAAAGAATACGGCGGATTTATTCCTGGCATTAGACCTGGTAGGCCAACGGAAAATTACCTTTCGAAGGTTTTAACAAGAGTGACGTTTGTTGGAGCTTTAGCATTGGTTGCCATCGCACTTTTGCCGAACTTGACATCTGTTGTTGTTGGAGTATCGAGTGCGCAGTACATAGTCGGTGGCGTTGGAATGATGATTGCCGTTGGAGTTGCGCTTGACGTTGTTCAACAGATGGAAGCTCACCTCATAATGAGGCATTACGAAGGATTCATCAAAAAAGGAAGGTTAAAGGGACGAATGTGA
- a CDS encoding adenylate kinase, with amino-acid sequence MNIVMMGPPGAGKGTQAKFLSKEFGIPHISTGDMLREEISAGTPLGKKVEEILKSGKLVEDKLMIDIIRERLSKKDVEKGFILDGFPRTLSQAEALDELLESLHKRVEYSIYVEVPEKVIVERLSARRVCPKCGRIYNMISNPPKHDEICDVCGVKLITRDDDKPETVRERYKIYTEMTEPVINYYRKRNVLFTVDGTLDVEKVKEMLLNIVGGTK; translated from the coding sequence ATGAATATAGTAATGATGGGCCCTCCAGGGGCAGGCAAAGGTACACAGGCAAAATTTCTATCAAAAGAATTCGGCATTCCCCACATTTCAACTGGAGATATGCTGAGAGAGGAAATATCAGCCGGAACGCCGTTAGGCAAGAAAGTTGAAGAAATCCTCAAGAGTGGTAAGCTTGTTGAAGATAAGTTGATGATAGATATAATAAGAGAAAGGCTGTCGAAGAAAGACGTGGAAAAAGGATTTATCCTTGATGGATTTCCCAGAACCCTTTCTCAAGCAGAAGCGTTGGATGAGTTGTTGGAATCGCTTCACAAGCGTGTGGAATACTCTATATACGTTGAAGTACCTGAGAAAGTTATAGTGGAAAGGCTATCTGCAAGACGTGTATGCCCTAAGTGTGGGCGCATATACAACATGATATCCAATCCTCCAAAACACGACGAAATATGTGATGTATGTGGCGTTAAACTCATCACACGAGATGATGATAAGCCAGAAACTGTAAGAGAGCGATATAAAATATACACGGAAATGACCGAACCTGTAATCAATTATTATCGCAAACGAAACGTTCTTTTTACAGTAGATGGTACTCTTGATGTGGAAAAAGTTAAAGAAATGTTGTTGAATATAGTGGGTGGCACTAAATAA